Genomic segment of Phycisphaerales bacterium AB-hyl4:
AGCGACACGACGATGCGGATCAGTCCCGAAGCGATCTACCAGTGGGTCTATCGTCAGGCCCGCCTGGGCGCGACGTGGCATCGGCAACTGCGACGGGGTCGACGTCGACGCAAGCCGCAGATTCCCCAGCGAAACAAGCGCAAAACGCACTTCCCCGGTGCGGTGCGCATCGACCAGCGGCCTGCCGTAGTCGAAGCCCGCAGCCGGTTGGGCGACTGGGAGTCGGACACGGTCGTCGGCTCACGCCCCGGCCGCGCGGCGCTGGCCACGCATGTCGAGCGCAAGAGCCGGTACGTCGTGATCCGCAAGCTCAAGGACCGCCGGGCCGTCACCTTCACCCGCGCCACCGTGCAGGCCCTGGCTCCGCTCCCGGCCGCGCATCGGCTGACGCTGACGGTGGACAACGGCAGCGAGTTCGCCCGCTTCACCACACTGGAGAAGCGGTTGAAGTTGAACGTCTACTTCGCCGAGCCGTACAAGGCCTGGCAGCGCGGGGCGAACGAAAACACCAACGGCCTGATCCGCCAGTTCTTCCCCAAGGGCGTCGACCTGCGCCCGGTGCCAGTTCGCGAAGTTGCCAAGGTGCAGGATCTGTTGAACAATCGTCCGCGAAAGTGCCTGAACTACCGCACGCCCGTCGAGGTGTTCGCCCACGCCCCGCCTGTTGCGCTTCGGAATTGAATCCACCCAGCATGAGATATTCTAAAAGCTACGTTAGTTCGTGTGCGACGTCGATGACGCCTTGCGAGCCACGTAGGTCGCCATGCCAGCGATCCACTCGGCCCATCAGGGCAAGCCGGTGCGCATCGAAACGCTTGGTCAGCCGACGGCATAGTCGGGCCGAATGAACTTCTCGAAAGGTGACACATGTCCGATCAGGCACTTCAAGTGGCCGGCAGCGCTCAGGTACTCGAGGCCCGCGTGACGTTTTCTCATCAGCCGTTCGTAAGGCCGCTGGTGCTGAGCACCGGGCCGATCGCGTCGATCACGCAGGCCGACGCGGTGGTGCGTGTCCGCGTGGGGGAGGTGGAGGCCGAGGGACGCGGCTGTATTTATCTCAGTGACTTGTGGGCCTGGCCGGACCCGGCGGTGGAGCACGCGGACCGTGACGCAGCCATGCGGGCGTATTGCCATGACGTCGCAGAACGTCTGCCACGGATAAGCGATCAACTGGCGCATCCGCTGGCCATCGGCCTTCGTCTTCACCACGACGCGATCGAGCAGTCGCCGACCATGCAGCCGGCCACACCCCCGGCACTGGCGCGGTGTGTATGCGCAAGCATCTTCGACGCGGCGGTGCACGATGCCGTGGGCCAGGCGCTGGGTGTCAGTGCGTTCGATCTTTATGCGGCCGATCAACCTTTGCCGGAGGCCGACGCTGCATTTGGTGGTGTCGGCCGCACCTTCGCCGCCATCCGGACGATGTTCAGCTCGCCGCCGCGCTCGCACAGCCCGGCCTGGTGGATCGTGGGCAAGGCGGACGACCTGGAGCAGGATGTTCGCCCGCACATCAAAAAGCACGGCTACTTCGCATTCAAGCTCAAAATCATGGGCCGGAATGCGGATGAGGATGCCCAACGCGTCGCCGAGGTATACCGCGCCGCCCGAGACTGGGGCATCAATCAGCCGCGCCTGACCATCGATTCCAACGAAGCGAATCCCGACGCAACAAGCGTGCTCGACTTCCTCGATCGCCTGACATCGATCGACCGCGACGCCTGCGCCGCATTGGAGATGATCGAGCAACCGACCGGCCGGGATATTCAAAAGCATGCGTTCGACTGGTCGCCCGTCGCGGCCCGCAAGCCGGTGATGGTGGACGAGGGGCTGATGACGCTGGACTCGATGAAGTTGGCTCGCGAGCAGGGCTGGTCAGGCTTCGCGCTGAAGACATGCAAGGGACACAGTTTTGCCTTGGTCGCCGCCGCCTGGGCTCAGCAGCACGGCATGGCACTGTCGTTGCAGGATCTGACCAACCCGGGCTTGAGTGCGGTGCATGCCGCGTTGTTCGCAGCGCGCGTGCCAACGATGAATGGCGTCGAGTTGAACTCGTCCCAGTTCACCCCCGCTGCGAACACCGACTGGCTCGACCGTTTTCCCGATCTGTTTCGCGTCCGCAACGGGATGCACCAACTGCCCGTCTCCACGACCGTGGGGCTAGGTGGACACGCGCTACCATAGCCGGGTGATCCCGATCGCTCTCGTTCACCTTGTTGCTGAACCAACGTGGACCACATGATCGCCTCACGCGCTGTCGGTGGTAGTGCCGTAGTAGTCCACCGAGCCGTACCTGGCACAACCACCTCACCCTCCTGCGCCAGCTACAATTCTACAGGCGTCTCATTGCCCAATACCTGCTGCGGCCGTTCTTCGTGACAGATGGAGAGGTAAGAGGCGTATGAAGCACTTCACACACGGCAGTCGTGAATGCAAAGTGAAACAGGTCTCCCCTGTCATGGCATACTTTCACCTGCCTGATTCTCCAGCAGGTGTACGATCCGGATCAGGTTCCGCGGGAGATGAAAAGCACATTTGATCCACGTCCCCTTGTTCGGCGAGCGCGGCGTGCCGCAACGGTTCAGATATTCGTACCATTCCCCGAACGCGTGGTCGGCAAAGTAACGCTGACAGTAATCGTGCAACTCCAGAAAGCGCTCGAAGGCGACCGCATCGTCGCGCGTCACGGCCGTCAGCAGCAATGCGTACATCGCCTCGGAGTGAACCCACCACACCTTGTCGTCCCACCGCTCGCCCCAGGGAGTGACCGTTTCCGTGCCCGGCGGCTGGTGTCCGAAGGCGTCGACGAACGCGAGCAGGCCCCCATGCTGTTCGTCATAGCCTTTGCGGAACATCCAGTCGCACATCCGCGCGCTCTTGTCAATGATCGTTTGATCGTTGCGAGCGATACCCTCCTCCATGCAGAACCAGCTCACCTCCAAGGCGTGGCCGGGGTTGAGCATGCGGCCGGGCAACGCGTGCATGACACTGCCATCACGGTGGAGCACTTCGAACACGACACGGTGTTCTTCATTGGCGAAGGTGTTGAGCACGTCGTCCAGGCACCGGTCCAGCAGAGGCCGGAGGCGGTCCTCCCCGATGATCGGTCGAACCAGCGGAGCCAACCCGATCAGCATCATCCGCGGCGACATCCAGAACAATTTCGGATCGAGGTTGAAATGGTGAAACTCGTTGAAGTTCGGGTCTTCAAAGGCTTGTTCGAGACGGGTGTACGTTTCGGCGATCAGCGCAGCGTCGTCCTGCACGCCCGAAGCCACCGCATACGCGCACAGGCCCATCAGCACGCTGCTGTCGGTAAAAAACGACGGTGTTTCGTTGATCGGCTTCCCCTGGCGATTCAGCAGGTATCGCCAACGGCCCTCGCCGATGTACGCGTGACGCACGAGAAAGTCACGACCCACCTTTGCCAGTTCGAGCCATCG
This window contains:
- a CDS encoding IS30 family transposase, with translation MPWTQLSADERWKICHWHLAGWSDAQIARSLGRHRATVGRELARNRGSRAFNDLGCMKGYFPHDAQQKAKARRVVANAQRARLAANPLGDYVRQGLIRFWSPQQISGRLKLDHASDTTMRISPEAIYQWVYRQARLGATWHRQLRRGRRRRKPQIPQRNKRKTHFPGAVRIDQRPAVVEARSRLGDWESDTVVGSRPGRAALATHVERKSRYVVIRKLKDRRAVTFTRATVQALAPLPAAHRLTLTVDNGSEFARFTTLEKRLKLNVYFAEPYKAWQRGANENTNGLIRQFFPKGVDLRPVPVREVAKVQDLLNNRPRKCLNYRTPVEVFAHAPPVALRN
- a CDS encoding AGE family epimerase/isomerase — its product is MNSTTAILPHLTRFYRKHLLDDVIGFWADRTEDVEHGGFLVPHDRLGHCTGTDKNIWCQGRQTYTFAELYQKIDRNPRWLELAKVGRDFLVRHAYIGEGRWRYLLNRQGKPINETPSFFTDSSVLMGLCAYAVASGVQDDAALIAETYTRLEQAFEDPNFNEFHHFNLDPKLFWMSPRMMLIGLAPLVRPIIGEDRLRPLLDRCLDDVLNTFANEEHRVVFEVLHRDGSVMHALPGRMLNPGHALEVSWFCMEEGIARNDQTIIDKSARMCDWMFRKGYDEQHGGLLAFVDAFGHQPPGTETVTPWGERWDDKVWWVHSEAMYALLLTAVTRDDAVAFERFLELHDYCQRYFADHAFGEWYEYLNRCGTPRSPNKGTWIKCAFHLPRNLIRIVHLLENQAGESMP
- a CDS encoding enolase C-terminal domain-like protein translates to MSDQALQVAGSAQVLEARVTFSHQPFVRPLVLSTGPIASITQADAVVRVRVGEVEAEGRGCIYLSDLWAWPDPAVEHADRDAAMRAYCHDVAERLPRISDQLAHPLAIGLRLHHDAIEQSPTMQPATPPALARCVCASIFDAAVHDAVGQALGVSAFDLYAADQPLPEADAAFGGVGRTFAAIRTMFSSPPRSHSPAWWIVGKADDLEQDVRPHIKKHGYFAFKLKIMGRNADEDAQRVAEVYRAARDWGINQPRLTIDSNEANPDATSVLDFLDRLTSIDRDACAALEMIEQPTGRDIQKHAFDWSPVAARKPVMVDEGLMTLDSMKLAREQGWSGFALKTCKGHSFALVAAAWAQQHGMALSLQDLTNPGLSAVHAALFAARVPTMNGVELNSSQFTPAANTDWLDRFPDLFRVRNGMHQLPVSTTVGLGGHALP